A single window of Flavobacterium aestivum DNA harbors:
- a CDS encoding Hsp20 family protein, with protein sequence MIKNYKCNKFSSRSFSRSFALPNNTDENNINAKIRQRYTVDSYSKKMEVTVTKPKKIISMM encoded by the coding sequence TTGATAAAAAACTACAAGTGTAATAAATTTTCATCCAGGAGCTTTTCTCGCAGTTTTGCATTGCCCAATAATACTGATGAAAATAATATCAATGCAAAAATACGACAACGGTATACTGTAGATAGCTATTCCAAAAAAATGGAAGTGACGGTTACAAAACCGAAAAAAATCATTTCAATGATGTGA
- a CDS encoding lmo0937 family membrane protein yields the protein MGNLLYTIAVILIIIWAISYFGGFVPGGLIHILLVIALIAVILRIIQGKRPL from the coding sequence ATGGGAAATTTACTCTATACGATTGCAGTAATATTAATTATAATATGGGCAATCAGTTATTTTGGCGGATTTGTGCCAGGTGGGTTAATTCATATTTTATTGGTAATTGCTTTAATTGCAGTTATCTTAAGGATTATTCAAGGAAAAAGACCTTTGTAA
- a CDS encoding acyl-CoA dehydrogenase translates to MENPKLKAFIPFFYLVWSDDILTQKEFFTLQEFINSQDWISQKEKDILFSKINILAPPSREELTGWKSEMEKVIHLKPSIRSILGISIVLSKNDKIIKDLRSAFIKLENDLGILGEEAIGNFRESKNTFTLNHQAVNRFNTKKLTQVLDGKQSAIIKKVKSVISRPEFAYETSTDTDVYREKVYHWCKILAKENFGNMAFPKKYGGRENLVDYFTVMETLSYYDLSLVIKFGVQFGLWGMSIQSLGTEKHYNKYLKDIGSLKLPGCFAMTETNHGSNVKGLETTATYNHVDQTFTIHTPNANAQKEYIGNAAKHGQIATVFAKLIIDGNDYGINAFIVPLRDMNGKTLKGITIGDCGLKMGLNGVDNGTIRFENVVISKENMLDRFASVNEKGKFESPIPSDNRRFFTMLGTLVGGRIGIPRSALAAAKSGLAIAIIYSDKRRQFGPEGGSEVPILNYRMHQRRLIPLLAKTYAMHFALQYVTNRFIDKKESEVQEIEALVAGMKAYVTWSTRDILQECREACGGKGYLSENRIDALKNDTEIYTTFEGDNTVLMQLVAKNRLAEFRKSFGEMSTIEVINYVYESTKTRISEKNPIVTRKTDDEHLLDNEFHLNAFEYREKATVTSLAKRIKKLIDSGLEPYDAYNVVQHQMIDVSQAYLERIILEQFQIAVQSVKDKKCKEVVLKLSQLYALSQIERNKGWYLEEGYMEAVKTKAIRKMVNQLCWEIRQDAVSLVKAFDIPESCLAAPIVL, encoded by the coding sequence ATGGAAAATCCAAAACTTAAGGCATTTATTCCTTTTTTTTATCTCGTTTGGTCAGATGATATTTTAACTCAAAAAGAATTTTTTACTTTACAAGAGTTTATCAATTCTCAGGACTGGATTTCCCAAAAAGAAAAAGACATACTCTTTTCAAAAATAAATATTTTAGCTCCACCATCACGAGAAGAACTTACTGGTTGGAAATCTGAAATGGAGAAAGTAATTCACTTAAAACCTTCAATCAGATCTATTCTTGGCATTTCCATTGTGCTTTCAAAAAATGACAAAATCATAAAAGATCTAAGATCAGCTTTCATAAAACTTGAAAATGATCTTGGAATTTTAGGCGAAGAAGCTATTGGGAATTTTAGGGAAAGTAAAAATACTTTTACTTTAAATCACCAAGCTGTTAATAGGTTCAATACGAAAAAGCTAACACAAGTTTTGGATGGAAAACAAAGTGCAATTATCAAGAAAGTAAAATCAGTTATTAGCCGACCGGAATTTGCATACGAAACTTCAACCGATACTGATGTTTATCGTGAAAAAGTATACCATTGGTGTAAAATCCTTGCCAAAGAAAATTTTGGGAATATGGCTTTTCCAAAGAAATACGGAGGTAGAGAAAATCTTGTGGATTATTTTACTGTCATGGAGACCCTGAGTTATTACGATTTGAGTTTGGTCATCAAGTTTGGTGTACAATTTGGGCTTTGGGGAATGAGTATACAATCGCTTGGTACAGAAAAACATTATAATAAATACTTAAAGGATATTGGTTCGCTGAAATTGCCCGGTTGTTTTGCAATGACGGAAACTAATCATGGTTCAAATGTCAAAGGACTTGAAACAACAGCGACCTATAATCACGTTGACCAAACATTTACGATTCATACACCGAATGCGAATGCTCAGAAAGAATACATAGGGAATGCTGCAAAGCATGGTCAAATTGCCACAGTATTTGCAAAATTAATCATTGACGGCAATGACTATGGTATTAATGCTTTCATCGTTCCGTTGCGTGATATGAACGGTAAAACACTGAAAGGTATTACTATTGGTGATTGTGGACTAAAAATGGGACTTAATGGCGTTGATAATGGGACCATCCGCTTTGAAAATGTTGTCATTTCAAAAGAAAATATGCTTGACCGGTTTGCTTCGGTAAATGAAAAAGGGAAATTTGAAAGTCCTATCCCAAGTGATAACCGACGATTTTTTACCATGCTTGGTACATTGGTAGGAGGAAGGATTGGAATACCGAGATCAGCATTGGCTGCAGCCAAATCAGGATTAGCAATAGCAATTATATACAGTGATAAACGCAGACAGTTTGGACCTGAAGGAGGTTCAGAAGTTCCAATCTTAAATTACCGTATGCACCAACGCCGACTAATTCCGTTACTTGCAAAAACATATGCGATGCATTTTGCGCTCCAATATGTAACTAATCGCTTCATTGATAAAAAGGAGTCTGAAGTCCAGGAAATAGAAGCTCTTGTTGCAGGAATGAAGGCCTATGTTACTTGGAGTACGAGAGATATTCTACAGGAATGCCGCGAAGCCTGTGGCGGAAAAGGATATTTGTCGGAAAATCGTATTGATGCTTTAAAGAATGATACTGAAATTTATACCACCTTTGAAGGGGATAATACCGTATTGATGCAATTGGTAGCTAAGAACCGTCTAGCTGAGTTTCGGAAATCATTTGGTGAAATGAGCACTATAGAAGTTATTAATTACGTTTATGAGAGTACCAAGACTAGAATTTCAGAAAAAAATCCGATTGTAACTCGAAAAACGGATGATGAGCATTTACTCGATAATGAGTTTCATTTGAATGCTTTTGAGTACAGGGAAAAAGCAACAGTGACTTCATTGGCAAAACGAATAAAAAAACTGATTGATAGCGGACTTGAGCCTTATGATGCATACAATGTAGTACAGCATCAAATGATTGATGTTTCCCAAGCTTATTTAGAACGAATAATCCTCGAACAGTTTCAAATTGCTGTACAATCCGTCAAGGATAAAAAGTGCAAGGAAGTAGTGTTGAAATTGAGCCAATTATATGCCCTTTCGCAAATTGAAAGAAATAAGGGCTGGTATCTTGAAGAGGGCTATATGGAAGCTGTTAAAACAAAAGCCATTCGTAAGATGGTGAATCAGCTTTGCTGGGAAATCAGGCAAGATGCTGTTTCTTTGGTAAAAGCATTCGATATCCCTGAAAGTTGCCTTGCTGCACCAATTGTTTTGTAA
- a CDS encoding OmpA family protein: MKFKKFIYIVTAFILINPVLLAQKTTIAKADKTYDRLGYMDAIKVYERVADKGYESKEVFEKLANSYYFNGELPTAAKWYEKLFATETPDQPEYYYRYAQSLKAAGQPEKADKIMGQFSNLVPNDSRALEFKGKKDYLAEIKANSGKYEVNNAGINTQYSDYGATYFDKKIIFTSTRDNNLVRNKKQNWTGQYFSNLYSSAIDNDGNFSNPELFSKEISSKYNESTPVFTKDGQTVYFTRNNYNDGKRGKDDSKTTLLKIYRSKIINGKWDEITQLPFCSENYSVAHPTLSPDEKTLYFASDMPGTLGQSDLFKVAINPDGTFGNPENLGKAINTEGRETFPFVTSDNQLYFASDGHLGLGGLDIFTANLDQSNPSITNIGTPINTQMDDFAFVLNENKTDGVLSSNREGGNGSDDIYKFKKCLVNVKGTILDNDKNIAIPNATVYILDKMQKQIYKTTADELGRFEFKADCNEEYFVRGEKENYGTSETSFKTDQSPEKQVTVGLKQTVIPLVEGTDLAKVLNIPIIYFDLDKSNIREDSKIELEKILTVMEENPTLKIGIRSHTDSRASKDYNIKLSERRAQSTRNFLIEHGIAANRLTAKGYGESQLVNKCSDGVKCTEEEHQKNRRSEFIIIK, encoded by the coding sequence ATGAAATTCAAAAAATTCATTTATATCGTCACAGCCTTTATATTGATTAATCCAGTTTTATTGGCTCAAAAAACAACCATTGCAAAGGCAGATAAAACATATGATCGATTAGGATACATGGATGCCATCAAGGTATATGAACGTGTAGCTGATAAAGGCTATGAATCCAAAGAGGTCTTTGAAAAACTGGCCAATTCTTATTACTTTAATGGAGAACTTCCAACAGCAGCAAAATGGTATGAAAAACTTTTTGCAACAGAAACTCCTGATCAACCCGAATATTATTATCGTTATGCTCAAAGTCTTAAAGCGGCTGGCCAACCTGAAAAGGCAGATAAAATAATGGGACAATTCAGTAATTTGGTCCCAAATGATTCCAGAGCATTGGAATTTAAAGGTAAAAAAGATTATTTAGCTGAAATTAAAGCCAATTCCGGAAAATATGAGGTTAATAATGCTGGGATTAACACACAATATTCAGATTATGGGGCAACTTATTTTGATAAAAAAATAATTTTTACTTCGACTCGAGACAATAATTTGGTTAGAAACAAAAAACAAAACTGGACCGGACAGTATTTTTCTAATTTGTATTCTTCCGCTATAGACAATGATGGGAATTTTTCTAACCCCGAATTATTTTCGAAAGAAATCAGTAGCAAATACAATGAATCGACACCTGTTTTTACCAAAGACGGACAAACTGTTTATTTTACCCGAAACAATTATAATGATGGAAAAAGAGGAAAAGACGATTCGAAAACAACTTTGCTTAAAATTTACAGAAGCAAAATAATAAATGGAAAATGGGATGAAATTACCCAATTACCTTTTTGTTCAGAGAATTACAGTGTAGCACATCCCACTTTGAGCCCTGATGAAAAAACGCTGTATTTTGCTTCTGATATGCCGGGAACTTTGGGACAGTCTGACCTTTTTAAGGTAGCAATCAATCCGGACGGAACTTTTGGAAATCCGGAAAATTTAGGAAAAGCAATTAACACCGAAGGTCGCGAAACTTTTCCTTTCGTAACTTCAGACAATCAATTGTACTTCGCTTCAGATGGTCATTTGGGACTGGGTGGCTTAGATATTTTTACAGCCAATTTAGATCAAAGCAATCCTAGCATTACGAACATCGGCACACCTATCAATACGCAAATGGATGATTTCGCATTTGTCCTTAACGAAAATAAAACTGATGGGGTCCTAAGTTCTAATCGTGAAGGAGGTAATGGATCTGACGATATTTATAAGTTCAAAAAATGTTTGGTAAATGTAAAGGGAACAATCTTGGACAATGACAAAAATATAGCGATTCCAAATGCTACTGTTTACATTTTGGATAAGATGCAAAAGCAAATTTATAAAACAACAGCCGATGAGTTGGGAAGATTTGAATTCAAAGCCGATTGTAATGAAGAGTATTTTGTAAGAGGCGAAAAAGAAAATTATGGAACTAGTGAAACCTCTTTTAAAACGGATCAGTCACCAGAAAAACAAGTTACTGTTGGATTGAAACAGACCGTTATTCCTCTTGTTGAGGGAACTGATTTAGCCAAAGTTTTGAATATCCCGATTATTTATTTTGACCTTGATAAATCCAACATACGTGAAGATTCTAAAATTGAATTAGAAAAAATCTTGACCGTAATGGAAGAAAATCCAACTTTAAAAATTGGAATTCGTTCTCATACCGACAGTAGAGCTTCTAAAGATTATAACATTAAATTATCAGAGCGAAGAGCACAATCGACCCGTAATTTTTTAATAGAACATGGTATTGCTGCCAATCGTTTGACTGCTAAAGGTTATGGTGAATCACAATTAGTAAACAAATGTTCTGATGGGGTAAAATGTACTGAGGAAGAGCATCAAAAAAACAGACGATCAGAATTTATAATTATTAAGTAA
- a CDS encoding PorP/SprF family type IX secretion system membrane protein encodes MKIRVISYILIMMSFSGFAQQIPQYTQYMYNTVNINPAYAGTREAISIFALHRTQWVGLDGAPVDNSFSVNTPINESHLGLGFSFENHRVGPTTQNDFSADIAYAIPTSENYKLSFGIKASANLFNLDASKLNPEQSNDNKLQNYNKFSPNIGAGVYWYSDKAYIGLSVPYFIETQRYKDEVVINKEKMHYYLIGGYVFDLSDSVKFKPATLIKTVQGAPLQVDVSANFLFNEKFVLGAAYRWSAAVSAMAGFQINDNMYIGYAYDRETTNLANYNSGSHEIFLRYEIFPSIAKIITPRFF; translated from the coding sequence GTTTTGCCCAACAAATTCCCCAGTATACTCAATATATGTATAATACTGTCAACATCAATCCCGCTTATGCAGGTACCAGAGAGGCCATTAGTATTTTTGCCTTGCACCGTACCCAATGGGTGGGATTGGATGGAGCACCGGTCGACAATTCTTTTTCGGTAAACACTCCTATTAATGAAAGTCATCTAGGATTAGGATTTTCTTTTGAAAATCATAGAGTTGGTCCAACTACCCAAAATGATTTCTCAGCGGATATAGCTTATGCCATTCCAACTTCAGAAAACTATAAACTTTCTTTTGGTATTAAAGCTTCGGCCAATTTGTTCAATTTAGATGCTTCTAAGTTAAATCCTGAGCAAAGCAATGATAATAAGTTGCAGAACTATAATAAGTTTTCTCCCAATATAGGAGCTGGTGTTTACTGGTATTCTGACAAGGCTTACATCGGTTTGTCTGTCCCTTATTTTATAGAAACCCAACGTTATAAAGACGAAGTGGTTATCAATAAAGAGAAAATGCATTATTATTTAATAGGAGGTTATGTGTTTGATCTTTCCGATTCGGTAAAATTCAAGCCAGCCACTCTGATTAAAACCGTTCAAGGTGCTCCTTTGCAGGTAGATGTTTCGGCCAATTTCCTTTTTAATGAAAAATTTGTTTTGGGTGCAGCTTATCGCTGGAGTGCAGCTGTAAGCGCAATGGCCGGATTTCAAATTAACGATAATATGTATATTGGATATGCTTATGATCGCGAGACAACTAATTTGGCAAACTATAATTCGGGGTCGCATGAAATATTCCTGCGCTATGAAATATTCCCAAGTATAGCCAAAATCATAACTCCAAGATTCTTTTAA